Sequence from the Streptomyces sp. NBC_00440 genome:
ATCAGCGGATCGTCGAATCCGACATCGCCAAACGCCTGGGCATCAGCCAGGCTCCGGTGCGCGAGGCCGTCAAGCGGCTGGTGCACGAGAGCCTGGTCACTCATGTGCCGCGGCTGGGCAGCCGGGTCGCCAGTATCTCGATCGAGCAGGCTGAGCAGGCACGAGAACTGCGCGGTCTGCTGGAGGAGTTCGCCGCCCGGGCCGCCGCCGAGCGCCGCGCCGAGGGCTACGTCGACCAGCTGAACTCGGTGATCGACGACATGCGACGGGCAGCCCTGCACGACGACCCGAGCAGCTTCCGCGACAGCGACATGGCTTTCCACCGCCTCGTCTGCCAGGCCAGCGGAAACCACCTGCTGCCGCGGTTGTGGGAGGTGATGGAGCCCAGTCTCTGGACCCTGCGCGTGGTGTCCAACCCGTTCTACACCGGCAGCCGCGACAAGCTCGTCGACGAACACGCCCGCCTGCTCGACATCCTCGTCAACGGCCGGGAGGACGAGGCCGCGGAGGCCTTCCGCCGCCACGCGACCGGCACGGCCGGGCCTTCGCAGCACGACGAATAGGACCATCCGGCTGCGTGCGGCAGGCGGGCGCGACCCGTACCGCGACCGTGTT
This genomic interval carries:
- a CDS encoding GntR family transcriptional regulator; translated protein: MTGLNDLLEQNKGMTSGGLLSDRVYRLLRSAILSGEMAPDQRIVESDIAKRLGISQAPVREAVKRLVHESLVTHVPRLGSRVASISIEQAEQARELRGLLEEFAARAAAERRAEGYVDQLNSVIDDMRRAALHDDPSSFRDSDMAFHRLVCQASGNHLLPRLWEVMEPSLWTLRVVSNPFYTGSRDKLVDEHARLLDILVNGREDEAAEAFRRHATGTAGPSQHDE